The following coding sequences are from one Sander lucioperca isolate FBNREF2018 chromosome 2, SLUC_FBN_1.2, whole genome shotgun sequence window:
- the yipf2 gene encoding protein YIPF2, translating into MASPNDLQFQEFEEAAELLSADPGASTLSMSASNTSTPAAATVGGEDVKLDLSEDEEGREESSELLGGQKPSGGFWTFEYYQSFFNVDTVQVLDRVKGSVMPLPGRNFVKHHLRSNPDLYGPFWICVTLVFSVAISGNLSTFLSELGNPSYHYRPQFHRVTIAAVVIFLYAWLVPIGVWGFLTWRQGAERQIGGYSFLETVCVYGYSLSIYIPTSVLWIIPFEWLRWTLIVVAMVISGSVLVLTFWPVVREDTKVMAVATVVTIVVLHTLLAVGCKMYFFQTAVHVPATAPTTHPVPIATATKAH; encoded by the exons AGTTTGAGGAAGCGGCAGAGCTGTTGTCTGCAGACCCCGGGGCCTCCACGCTCAGCATGTCTGCCTCAAACACCAGCactccagcagcagcaacagtagGAGGGGAGGATGTGAAACTAGACCTCTCAGAGGATGAGGAGGGCCGGGAGGAGAGTTCAGAG CTATTAGGAGGACAGAAACCAAGTGGTGGCTTCTGGACCTTTGAGTACTATCAGTCCTTCTTCAACGTGGACACAGTGCAG GTTCTGGACAGAGTTAAGGGCTCAGTGATGCCGTTACCTGGAAGAAACTTTGTCAAACACCACCTTAGGAGTAACCCAGATCTGTACG gtcCATTCTGGATCTGTGTGACTCTGGTGTTCTCGGTAGCGATCAGCGGGAACTTGTCCACCTTCCTCAGCGAGCTGGGAAACCCCTCGTACCACTACAGACCACAGTTCCACAGAG TGACCATAGCTGCAGTAGTGATCTTCTTGTACGCCTGGCTGGTGCCGATTGGCGTCTGGGGTTTCCTCACCTGGCGGCAAGGGGCTGAGAGGCAGATCGGAGGCTATTCCTTCCTGGAGACGGTGTGTGTCTACGGCTACTCCCTCTCCATCTATATCCCCACCTCG GTTCTATGGATCATTCCATTTGAGTGGTTGCGCTGGACACTGATCGTGGTTGCCATGGTGATCTCCGGCTCCGTCCTGGTCCTCACCTTCTGGCCTGTTGTCCGTGAGGACACCAAGGTGATGGCGGTGGCGACAGTTGTGACCATCGTGGTTTTGCACACGCTGCTGGCTGTCGGCTGCAAG ATGTACTTCTTCCAGACAGCGGTCCACGTACCGGCAACGGCCCCTACAACCCACCCAGTTCCCATAGCAACGGCCACCAAAGCCCACTGA